The genomic window GGTCCTTAATTAGACCACCTGGCATATCTCCAATCACTTATTTAGCAATGTGGACATAATGTTTTTAAGTTGTTAAATATTCTGTTAGAATGCTGGACAAGGGCtgtagtggcacagtggtagcaCCACTGTCTCTGGATCAGAAGagacacctgctccagaggtgtgttatGACTTTCTTGAAcaagttaattagaaaatatcttaAAATGTTGGACAGAACGATGTTACATAAACCTGTTGAACAGTCACCAACTAGTATTTTGCATAGTAATTTCTTGGTTTTGGTCTTAAAAAGACAATGGATTAAAAATGAACTCTTCACTGCACAGAAGCTTACATCAAAATACGGCATCCTTGTAGTCTTGAGTGCTTTTCATGCTGGCATAAGAAATGTTGTGGACCTCAAGAGAAATGGCCATCAAATGTATTTGTGACATGGTTCCTTTTTGTCTGAATTATTTAAGAATTGAACAATATATACTTCTTCAAATTTGGACTGAGACCATTACTGTGATGTCACAGTGAAATAAAATAGCACTTATTTTCATTTTCTATCCCTACCTTTGTGATAAGAATTTGTTACATTTATAGGGAACATACATACAAGTGAAGTACAGCAACTGTTATAACAGCTCATATCATCCAACACTAACTTTAACAAAAAGAGAAATAATTCAGAAGATCACTCACCCAATGGCTTCATATAAAAGGTCATCTTGAAAATTGGTAGTCTCCAATATTTTACAAAGCTTTGCATATAGTAATTCCAAAATGTCTTGAAAACTGTTATTTTGTGTTTGCAGAAGTCTTGatgaaatattaaaacaaataaaCAAACTAAAAAGATGGTATACTCAAGTAGATGGAGATTCTACAGAACAAAGAAAAGCGTGAAAAGAAAAACCAATTTGAATATGGTAGCGTAGGACAATGATGAAAATAATACAAGGATGAGTATAAGCAAAATAATAGGTTGAAACATCTGGACAGGCAAATACAAAAAGCAAGAATTACCATTAAATAACAGTCATACATATATCAACAGTAGCAAAATGATTTTTCAGTAAATAGATAAATATCACAGTATAGTCTCATGAATATATTATTGCAGATAACACATTGAACAATTTCTGTACACAAAACTAATGACTTGCTGAACTTTACATGTCATGACAGATAAAGCTTGCAATGCACACCACTGACCTTATCCACAGTTTCTTGGAATTAAAAGATAACATTAAACTAAATCTATGAAATATTACATCATGTGTTACTTGGGAATCTACCAGAATATTATTGTGTACGTCAGTAATCTGCTCTCTTAAATGCTACTCAAAATATAGTGAACTGGCCCTTTGTGCTAAATGTGCTGTTACTTACAATATAATAATCAATAATGTACCCACCTACAGTTTAAGATGTATGATACAGAAACGTAAATCATAGAATGGAGCTGACAACAATTTAACTATATTTAACATGGGATACTTGATTTGTTTACCTGACTGACAGAcaaaggttcctctgtattttttTCATCTGTTGTTTTTGGAACCTCTAGTCTGTCTatgaaggtctgcagctccttcCTAAATGCTTTCATCTGAGCATTGATTCTGTAGAGAAGTTCATGTTCTCTAATCCTGCTGCTGTCATCTTCTTCTTCCATTCTGCCAAATAGGTCACCATTTGCAACATAAATTCTTGCTTCAGTTATAATTGTGCTTGTGTCTGTAATCAATCGATCTATAGTTCTACTCAGTCGCTCTGCCTCCAGCCGTATGTCTGACATCTGTTGTCTGTCCTTGAGGTTTTTTTGAAGCAATCTGCCATCTGTAGAAAATAAAGACCTAGGCGGAGTCTGTAAACACCTGATATTGCGAACTTCTTCTGAGTCACTTTCCCCACCAATGGGACCCTCTCTTTTCCTATGAGGAGGTCGAGAATCATCATCACTTTCTTTTTTTCCTGGGTCACTTTCTGCATCGCTATCTCGGGGACTGCCACGGATGCCCAAATGGGAAGCCAGGTCATAGCGCTGCATATTGGACATCAGCACACGATTTTCATACTGTAGTTGCATGACTTTGCCACTGAGTTCATTGATTTGCATTCTGGCTGCCTTTAGTTCTTCTTGAAGAACTTCTGTTACTTTGGAATTATCACTATTCCGGGAGGCATCCTGCATGCTTCCCGTTTTATACTTGTATTTACTGACTTCAGCGGAAAGTCGTTTATTTTGGTCTTCCAAGTCAGCCAGGTTTCGTCTTAGCAATTCAGCTTCATCCTCAACAAGCTGCAGGTTCTGTCTTAGTTCGGACACAGCTTCACTTTGATCCCGAAAAGCAGAAGCACCAACTCCAATATAATCTTCACCACTTGCTCCTTCTTTTTCATAGTGGCTCCTTATATCATCTAACTCAGCCTTCAATCCTCTATTTTCAACCTCAAGCTCAACTATCTTTCTCCCTAGGATATTGGCTTCTTCTTCCACCAATCGGAGACGAAGTTTTAGTTCAGCTTCTCTGGTTGTAGGAGGCCCTCCTGCTTCACCTTTTGGCAAAGGACTATCCAGATCCCCATAAAAGGATCTGTACTTCTGCAGCTCGCATTCAAGTCTATCTTTTTCTTTGTCAATTTTTGCCATTTTCTTACGCATTAAAATAGCTTCTTCTTTGACAAACTGTAGCTGGCATTTTATGTCATCGTTGTCCTCCTTGGGgcataaataataaaaaaaacctcATGTCTACAATTTGAAGTAACAAATATCAATGAAGCATGACAAACAAACAAATGTGATTTTATAAAACTGAGAATCAATGAATCGGTACAATGGTTTCTTCTCATGCTTCAGTAGATTTTAGTTGAATAAATAATCTCAGACAGTAGCCTGTGAGCAGTTCAAAATAAAAAATCTATACCTGCATAGCCCTATTTACATAAGCAAACATGCCAAGTTCCTTAGAACAGTCAAAATTTAACTCTGAGCTACATATGGTGCCAAAGCTACACAAGATGCCAGAAGCTTGCTCAAAGAGATGGGCTTTTAGAGGATTATCTTAAGGGAGGAATGAGAACTGGGGCTgtggacatggaaagggggtGGTTTAAGGAGGGAATACCAGAGCTTAGGGTTAAAGGCGCAACCCTTAATGTTGAAACAATTAAAATGGGAAATGCTTAAGATGTGAGAATTACAGCATAGACATCATAGAGctttggaggagattacagagaaacagtggggtgagCCCATGGAGGGATTTGGAAACAAGAATGAGAATTGGTGTTACTTAACCAGGAGAAAACTCAGGGGTGACAGGTAAAGTCCATTAGAAATGGATCATAGAAATGCACTtttcaaattaaaatccatctcaaTTCCTTGAAATACATCAAAATGTATTGACAGCATTACTTTGTCAAAGATTATGTCATTAATCGGCTGATCCAGATTCAGATTTAGGAGGAAGGATGCTCCATGCTTCCAGCTCATGTATTTGTTTAAGGGCAAGCCATACTCAGATTTTTGGGGTTTACTTTATTTACGTTAATCTGATGACAATTTGCATAATATCAAAATTGGAAGTAAATTTCTTTAAACACAAATTACTTCtacagatggatttttacaattTTTAAGAGGTTAAATTGAACAGATTGAAAGACAGGCACATACAGTTGATTGTTCTCAGATGTCAACACTGCCACTTATTGCAATATATTCATCTGAAATAAAAGCTAATCTCTGGCAGTCATGTCAAAAAGGCTCGTAAAGGAATAGTTCAAAGTTTCTTAGAACCAGTGGCTATTTAATAATATGAGAGCCCATGCTGTTAGAGGTAGTATACTAGCAAGGACAGAGGATGAGATAACTAATAGAAAACAGAGTCAGGATAAGTGAGACATCATCAGGATGGCAGCTTGCAACTAATGGAGGGCCACTGAGATCAGTTCTgcagccacaattatttacaatatatatgaatgatttggatgaggaaaattAATGTACTATAGCCATGTTTGCAGATCACACTAAAATAGGAGGAGAGGTTGACAAAGAAACTGCACTTGGTTATAAGCATGTTACATGAGTAGGCAAAAATTTGGtaaatgaaatataatgtgggaaaacatTATTTATACGGAGAGAGACTGCAGATagctacagaacagagggatttgtggGTCCTCATTCTTGAATTATAAGAAGCTAGCATCTAATTTCAATGGGTAATAGGGACAGCACATGGaaagttggcctttatttcaaaggaagtgGAACACAAAAGTAGAGAGGTTTTGCTAAACCTATTCAAGTCACTAATCAGGCTACAGCTGGCACAGTGCAAAAACTTTTGagtcccttatctaaggaaagatatactagcACTGGAGGCAGTCCAAGAAGATACATTAGGCTGATATGGATAAGAAAGCACTCTCTAATGAGGAAAGGTTAAGTAGGCTTGACCtgctcattagaatttagaaggctgagaggcgtCCTTATTGAAATCTTCAAGATTCTTAGAGGACTTTACAGGGTAGCGCAGAAAAgttgtttcctcatgtgggagagtctgggaccagagggtATTATCTCAGGATCAGGGGTCATGCATCTAAGCCAGGAATGAGGAGGAACTTTTTTCCCTGATGGTAGTCAATCCGTGGGATTCCTTACTGCACAGGGTTGTTGAGGCTGGGTTGTTAGGATATTCAAGCATgaaacagacagatttttaatcagtaagggaatcaggtttatagggaaaaggcagaaaagtggagtggagacttcagatcagctgtgatctcattgaatgatggagcagactcaatagaCTGAATGGCTTATTGCTGCACCTACATCTTATGGTTGAAGGTGAGATCTTCTAAAGTCGGTTTCAAAACC from Chiloscyllium punctatum isolate Juve2018m chromosome 3, sChiPun1.3, whole genome shotgun sequence includes these protein-coding regions:
- the LOC140462502 gene encoding microtubule cross-linking factor 3 isoform X3; the protein is MNPASGAAENRQHSDNKKQQRAASPARFRDINSRSSIKTSFGAKSTALKQGYHPSRVPNQGTANAKEKGSRVAAAVRPAGAEKELAAAPEDLRKVEGESCHFTQSKNSELTLAQSGRAGAIPDRTTRGKSGEQQPPGGGGGGGGEVADRGEQEGVRGGTGVGLQTDSEGSAALPPPNAAIMHMKNATAEAAVPEKAAGGGSNMEAMTEQEKSLQDEVEKLRSENLGLKSEIEEMRNEMDEMRDSFYEEDACQLQDLRRELERANKNCRILQYRLRKTERKRMRFAQTGEMDNELLRSLEQDLKVAKDVSVRLHHELENVEEKRTKTEEENESLRQQLIEAEITKQALQNELDKIKESSLKRRGSKDFQKSEKKSQQIAHEEDNDDIKCQLQFVKEEAILMRKKMAKIDKEKDRLECELQKYRSFYGDLDSPLPKGEAGGPPTTREAELKLRLRLVEEEANILGRKIVELEVENRGLKAELDDIRSHYEKEGASGEDYIGVGASAFRDQSEAVSELRQNLQLVEDEAELLRRNLADLEDQNKRLSAEVSKYKYKTGSMQDASRNSDNSKVTEVLQEELKAARMQINELSGKVMQLQYENRVLMSNMQRYDLASHLGIRGSPRDSDAESDPGKKESDDDSRPPHRKREGPIGGESDSEEVRNIRCLQTPPRSLFSTDGRLLQKNLKDRQQMSDIRLEAERLSRTIDRLITDTSTIITEARIYVANGDLFGRMEEEDDSSRIREHELLYRINAQMKAFRKELQTFIDRLEVPKTTDEKNTEEPLSVSQNLHLLEYTIFLVCLFVLIFHQDFCKHKITVFKTFWNYYMQSFVKYWRLPIFKMTFYMKPLVTSTVLLCQNDWTFTMQLATTLILLKDGCVSWHEVKRNLKIPHLFPA
- the LOC140462502 gene encoding microtubule cross-linking factor 3 isoform X2, which produces MNPASGAAENRQHSDNKKQQRAASPARFRDINSRSSIKTSFGAKSTALKQGYHPSRVPNQGTANAKEKGSRVAAAVRPAGAEKELAAAPEDLRKVEGESCHFTQSKNSELTLAQSGRAGAIPDRTTRGKSGEQQPPGGGGGGGGEVADRGEQEGVRGGTGVGLQTDSEGSAALPPPNAAIMHMKNATAEAAVPEKAAGGGSNMEAMTEQEKSLQDEVEKLRSENLGLKSEIEEMRNEMDEMRDSFYEEDACQLQDLRRELERANKNCRILQYRLRKTERKRMRFAQTGEMDNELLRSLEQDLKVAKDVSVRLHHELENVEEKRTKTEEENESLRQQLIEAEITKQALQNELDKIKESSLKRRGSKDFQKSEKKSQQIAHEEDNDDIKCQLQFVKEEAILMRKKMAKIDKEKDRLECELQKYRSFYGDLDSPLPKGEAGGPPTTREAELKLRLRLVEEEANILGRKIVELEVENRGLKAELDDIRSHYEKEGASGEDYIGVGASAFRDQSEAVSELRQNLQLVEDEAELLRRNLADLEDQNKRLSAEVSKYKYKTGSMQDASRNSDNSKVTEVLQEELKAARMQINELSGKVMQLQYENRVLMSNMQRYDLASHLGIRGSPRDSDAESDPGKKESDDDSRPPHRKREGPIGGESDSEEVRNIRCLQTPPRSLFSTDGRLLQKNLKDRQQMSDIRLEAERLSRTIDRLITDTSTIITEARIYVANGDLFGRMEEEDDSSRIREHELLYRINAQMKAFRKELQTFIDRLEVPKTTDEKNTEEPLSVSQNLHLLEYTIFLVCLFVLIFHQDFCKHKITVFKTFWNYYMQSFVKYWRLPIFKMTFYMKPLVLLCQNDWTFTMQLATTLILLKDGCVSWHEVKRNLKIPHLFPDPHSFTESMTDGSSHSRDDFYSGCSTKKAQRN
- the LOC140462502 gene encoding microtubule cross-linking factor 3 isoform X1 — its product is MNPASGAAENRQHSDNKKQQRAASPARFRDINSRSSIKTSFGAKSTALKQGYHPSRVPNQGTANAKEKGSRVAAAVRPAGAEKELAAAPEDLRKVEGESCHFTQSKNSELTLAQSGRAGAIPDRTTRGKSGEQQPPGGGGGGGGEVADRGEQEGVRGGTGVGLQTDSEGSAALPPPNAAIMHMKNATAEAAVPEKAAGGGSNMEAMTEQEKSLQDEVEKLRSENLGLKSEIEEMRNEMDEMRDSFYEEDACQLQDLRRELERANKNCRILQYRLRKTERKRMRFAQTGEMDNELLRSLEQDLKVAKDVSVRLHHELENVEEKRTKTEEENESLRQQLIEAEITKQALQNELDKIKESSLKRRGSKDFQKSEKKSQQIAHEEDNDDIKCQLQFVKEEAILMRKKMAKIDKEKDRLECELQKYRSFYGDLDSPLPKGEAGGPPTTREAELKLRLRLVEEEANILGRKIVELEVENRGLKAELDDIRSHYEKEGASGEDYIGVGASAFRDQSEAVSELRQNLQLVEDEAELLRRNLADLEDQNKRLSAEVSKYKYKTGSMQDASRNSDNSKVTEVLQEELKAARMQINELSGKVMQLQYENRVLMSNMQRYDLASHLGIRGSPRDSDAESDPGKKESDDDSRPPHRKREGPIGGESDSEEVRNIRCLQTPPRSLFSTDGRLLQKNLKDRQQMSDIRLEAERLSRTIDRLITDTSTIITEARIYVANGDLFGRMEEEDDSSRIREHELLYRINAQMKAFRKELQTFIDRLEVPKTTDEKNTEEPLSVSQNLHLLEYTIFLVCLFVLIFHQDFCKHKITVFKTFWNYYMQSFVKYWRLPIFKMTFYMKPLVTSTVLLCQNDWTFTMQLATTLILLKDGCVSWHEVKRNLKIPHLFPDPHSFTESMTDGSSHSRDDFYSGCSTKKAQRN
- the LOC140462502 gene encoding microtubule cross-linking factor 3 isoform X4, whose amino-acid sequence is MNPASGAAENRQHSDNKKQQRAASPARFRDINSRSSIKTSFGAKSTALKQGYHPSRVPNQGTANAKEKGSRVAAAVRPAGAEKELAAAPEDLRKVEGESCHFTQSKNSELTLAQSGRAGAIPDRTTRGKSGEQQPPGGGGGGGGEVADRGEQEGVRGGTGVGLQTDSEGSAALPPPNAAIMHMKNATAEAAVPEKAAGGGSNMEAMTEQEKSLQDEVEKLRSENLGLKSEIEEMRNEMDEMRDSFYEEDACQLQDLRRELERANKNCRILQYRLRKTERKRMRFAQTGEMDNELLRSLEQDLKVAKDVSVRLHHELENVEEKRTKTEEENESLRQQLIEAEITKQALQNELDKIKESSLKRRGSKDFQKSEKKSQQIAHEEDNDDIKCQLQFVKEEAILMRKKMAKIDKEKDRLECELQKYRSFYGDLDSPLPKGEAGGPPTTREAELKLRLRLVEEEANILGRKIVELEVENRGLKAELDDIRSHYEKEGASGEDYIGVGASAFRDQSEAVSELRQNLQLVEDEAELLRRNLADLEDQNKRLSAEVSKYKYKTGSMQDASRNSDNSKVTEVLQEELKAARMQINELSGKVMQLQYENRVLMSNMQRYDLASHLGIRGSPRDSDAESDPGKKESDDDSRPPHRKREGPIGGESDSEEVRNIRCLQTPPRSLFSTDGRLLQKNLKDRQQMSDIRLEAERLSRTIDRLITDTSTIITEARIYVANGDLFGRMEEEDDSSRIREHELLYRINAQMKAFRKELQTFIDRLEVPKTTDEKNTEEPLSVSQNLHLLEYTIFLVCLFVLIFHQDFCKHKITVFKTFWNYYMQSFVKYWRLPIFKMTFYMKPLANLSVMELFWYSE
- the LOC140462502 gene encoding microtubule cross-linking factor 3 isoform X5, with product MNPASGAAENRQHSDNKKQQRAASPARFRDINSRSSIKTSFGAKSTALKQGYHPSRVPNQGTANAKEKGSRVAAAVRPAGAEKELAAAPEDLRKVEGESCHFTQSKNSELTLAQSGRAGAIPDRTTRGKSGEQQPPGGGGGGGGEVADRGEQEGVRGGTGVGLQTDSEGSAALPPPNAAIMHMKNATAEAAVPEKAAGGGSNMEAMTEQEKSLQDEVEKLRSENLGLKSEIEEMRNEMDEMRDSFYEEDACQLQDLRRELERANKNCRILQYRLRKTERKRMRFAQTGEMDNELLRSLEQDLKVAKDVSVRLHHELENVEEKRTKTEEENESLRQQLIEAEITKQALQNELDKIKESSLKRRGSKDFQKSEKKSQQIAHEEDNDDIKCQLQFVKEEAILMRKKMAKIDKEKDRLECELQKYRSFYGDLDSPLPKGEAGGPPTTREAELKLRLRLVEEEANILGRKIVELEVENRGLKAELDDIRSHYEKEGASGEDYIGVGASAFRDQSEAVSELRQNLQLVEDEAELLRRNLADLEDQNKRLSAEVSKYKYKTGSMQDASRNSDNSKVTEVLQEELKAARMQINELSGKVMQLQYENRVLMSNMQRYDLASHLGIRGSPRDSDAESDPGKKESDDDSRPPHRKREGPIGGESDSEEVRNIRCLQTPPRSLFSTDGRLLQKNLKDRQQMSDIRLEAERLSRTIDRLITDTSTIITEARIYVANGDLFGRMEEEDDSSRIREHELLYRINAQMKAFRKELQTFIDRLEVPKTTDEKNTEEPLSVSQMFQPIILLILILVLFSSLSYATIFKLVFLFTLFFVL